The Mixophyes fleayi isolate aMixFle1 chromosome 1, aMixFle1.hap1, whole genome shotgun sequence genome includes a region encoding these proteins:
- the MLANA gene encoding melanoma antigen recognized by T-cells 1, with product MPRSDSSRALGAYSKGRPHSGLSAEATAGIAILAIIVALVLIIGCWYFKKRSGYKIVGSHHFRPAAIRSMLGASREAGECKVPLQDYNTLNNVIPGAPPAYEKIAAETQPPPYTP from the exons ATGCCCCGATCTGACTCATCGCGTGCACTGGGGGCATACAGCAAGGGCCGGCCACACTCCGGGCTTAGCGCAGAAGC GACTGCTGGCATTGCCATTCTTGCTATAATAGTAGCTCTTGTCCTAATTATTGGATGCTGGTACTTTAAGAAGCGAAGTGGCTACAAAATAGTTGGG AGTCACCACTTCCGTCCGGCTGCAATCCGATCAATGTTGGGTGCATCACGAGAGGCTGGAGAGTGTAAAGTGCCGTTACAGGATTACAACACCTTGAACAATGTG ATACCTGGGGCTCCTCCAGCATATGAGAAGATTGCTGCAGAGACTCAGCCACCACCTTATACACCATGA